The Papaver somniferum cultivar HN1 chromosome 3, ASM357369v1, whole genome shotgun sequence genome includes a region encoding these proteins:
- the LOC113361073 gene encoding putative F-box protein At4g21240, translated as MFYKIRNSCNCLICFGVSYGDNCSLFDACICNPITKEYVALPKLEEGFTRNGRVMSGFGYLSLSDEYKVIRIYNEPEKPNVGLVDVYTLGSGRGWRNVGEFNREIVLFASRHGTFVNGAIYWINANGVIVVFDLVDENFLTKLEFLTFGYLRGKMVIVMRIPFGGKRQVLCVL; from the exons ATGTTTTATAAAATTCGGAATTCATGTAATTGTTTGATATGTTTCGGTGTTTCCTATGGTGATAATTGTTCTCTGTTTGATGCTTGTATCTGTAATCCAATTACTAAAGAATATGTTGCTCTTCCAAAACTGGAAGAAGGTTTTACTCGTAATGGCCGTGTAATGAGTGGGTTTGGTTACCTTTCTTTAAGTGATGAGTACAAGGTTATTAGAATTTACAATGAACCCGAGAAACCTAATGTTGGATTAGTTGACGTATATACTCTTGGAAGTGGCAGGGGATGGAGAAATGTAGGAGAATTCAACCGTGAAATCGTATTGTTTGCTTCGCGACATGGTACATTTGTAAATGGAGCTATTTATTGGATAAATGCAAATGGAGTCATTGTAGTTTTCGATTTAGTTGACGAAAATTTCC TGACAAAATTGGAATTTCTGACATTTGGTTACTTGAGGGGAAAAATGGTAATCGTGATGCGGATCCCATTTGGAGGAAAAAGGCAAGTGTTATGCGTACTTTAA